ATTTGACCCACAGGGGCAGTTTATTAAAGAATTTGTTCCAGAATTACAATCAGTCCCTATGAAATATATTCATCAACCCCAAGACTATTTACAACAAAATCAGCTGCCCAATACTTACCCTGCCCCAATAGTAGATCACAGTCTGGCAAGAGAACAGGTGCTAACAGCCTTCAAGCAGTTAAAGGAAGTCAAGTCATGCCTGCAGTAAATTATGAGGAAATATTAACAGCCTTTAAAGGCCGCTATCTGTTGCTGAACAGGGATAACTTAAATCAGCTCAGCACAATGTACACTGAAGATGTTGTGTTTATTGACCCGGTGAACAAGTTTACCAGTTTAACCTCTCTACAAAACTATTTTGAAGCTTTATATCAAAATTTAACCTCCTGCACATTTAAATTTGAAGAGGAGACATATATAAACTCTCAAGGTATTGCAACTATCCCTTGGCAACTGACTTATAGCCATTTAAAGCTGAACAGAAACCAACCCATTCAATTAAGTGGCATTAGCCTGATTAAATTTTTAGATAATGGTAAAGCATTTTATCATCGAGATTATTTTGATCTAGGCAGCATGCTTTATGAACATATTCCTGTGCTTGGCTATTTAGTAAAGAAGCTTAAACACAATATCTAGAAATGATTTTATGTAAATGAAAAGTAAAGCCCATATCTTTATTCTCAATGCTTTTTTATTTCAACTGGGATGGTTCGGTTGCATCTTAGGAGGTAATCACATTGCAGTGATTTGTTTGGTCATTATATTATCCATTCATTTTTACTTGATTGGTAATTGGCAACAAGAGCGCGAACTTTTAGCAACTGTTTTGTTAGTTGGAGCAAGTATAGACAGTTTTTGGATACAGCTAGGAGTTATTATCAAACCAGATACACAAACAGCATTAGTTCCATTATGGCTAGCCTGCTTGTGGGTAATTTTTGCTACTACCCTCAATCATAGCCTGGCCTGGTTCAAATCCCATAAGCTTATTGCAATACCGACTGGAGGCATTGCCGGTTCTGCCAGCTACGCGGTAGGGATACAACTAACTGAGCTTAGTTTAGGCCCCAATGGTCTATGGTTTATCTTTGTTAGCTGGCTGGTTTTATTCCCGTTATTATTATTGTTTGCTGATTTTTACCAACAAAAAGCCACCTCAGACACTACTATAGATTCGCAACAGGTATAACCCTAAGAGTATCGACTCATTAAACTAGAGACTAGAGTATGATTGTTTTTTTCAATAACTGCTTGTTTAGCTTAACCCTACTATACAGTATTAACGCGCTTGCCAACTCAACCCTAATCACTGTCATAGGAACAGCTGTCGACCATAAAACCAGACAACCCTTATACCAAGAGCATCACCAGTTTAACATTAATCAGCTCACTCAAGTACCTATCACTGATACTGTCAAATACTACGGCCCTAACGATCAGCTACTAGCAAAAAAGACCGTCAACTATAAACTCCCTAAAACACCCAACATCGAATTTATTGACTATCGACTGAATTACCAGCAACGCTCTCAAGTCATCGACAATACTATTATTATTACTGAAAAAGTGGAGAACAAAATTATTACCAACACTCAAACATTGCTGGATAAGAATACTATTGTTGATGCAGGGTTTGATTCGATGATTAAACTAAATTGGCAGCCTCTTACTCAGGATAAGAACATAAAGTTTCGTTTTATTGCGCTATTTAATGGCAAGTCTTATGGTTTTGTGGCAAAAAAAATTCAACAATCCGAAGCGACTGTTTCCTTTCATTTAGCATTAGATAATATGTTATTGAGGTGGATAGCAGACCCAATTGAAGTGACATATAACAAGCAAACCAAGCGGTTACTTCGATACCAGGGGATTTCCAATCTATTAAAAAACCCCGATGAAAATTATGTTGTTGATATTAGTTACACTTATCAGTGAACCATTTCTTTCATAGTATAAAGGCTGACATTTATTTTTCAGCTTGCTCTAATACTTTTAAGCGCTTTTCCATCTCCTTCTGTTTTGTAACATCCTTTTGAATACCTATGTAGTACATAAGTTGATCCTCATTACTAAACACTGGGGTTAAACGCAGTTCATTCCAAAACATTGAACCATCTTTACGATAATTTCTGATAAGCTCACAGGCTGGCTGATTATTTTTTAATGCCAACCGTATATTATTGATGCCCGGTTGATCACGATCATCTCCCTGAAGAAAACGACAGTCCTGATATAAGATTTCTTCAGCACTATAACCTGTTAACCGCTCAAAGGCTTTATTAACATAAATGAGTATGTGCTCATCCCCTTCTTGTTCGGCAACCACAATGCCATCGTTGGCATTATCTACCAAAAGCTGTAATAGGTTTGCATCAATCACGCGTTACTCCGTAATAGTTCTTAAGCTTGCCCATAATTTAGTTTATATACAATAGTGGAACAACCGCTAACTGATAGCGCGTTATAGAAAAGCTGTACAATACAGCAAAGATTATCCAAAACATAACCTACTGTTTTTAATAAAAAAATATAGTATCAGCGTTTATCTCGAAAGCTTACCTTTACAAACTTATACAAAAGAACTAAATTGTACAATACAAGCTCTTAACAGCCAGGGAGTATGTACAATGAGTCCACACCCAGAAAAGCCTCATATTGGTATCAGTGCTTGTTTGCTAGGTCAAAATGTCAGATTCAATGGAGGTCATAAGCATTCAAAATACTGCACCCAGCAACTGGCAGAGCATTTCCAATTTGAACCAATTTGCCCAGAAGTGGGGATCGGTTTGGGAATACCTCGAGAACCCATTAGGCTTGTTGGTAACATCGCAAATCCAAGTGCCGTAAAAACTCACCATCCAGAAGAGGATATCACCACCGCTTTGGTTGAGTTTTCTCAACACAAAGTGCAACAGTTAGCTCATTTAAGTGGCTACATCTTAATGCAAAAATCACCTAGCTGTGGCATGGAACGGGTTAAAGTTTATGCGAGTAATGGGTATGCTCAACCGGGTGGTGGCGTTGGGTTATTTGCTAAAGAATTGATGAAAGCCTATCCCCTATTACCAGTTGAAGAAGAAGGTCGATTGCACGATCCAGTGATTAGAGAAAACTTTATCATCCGTGTTTTTGCTTATCATGAATGGCAAACAACTGTCGCCCAACATCTTTCCAGAAATACCATTATTCAATTTCATAGCCGCAATAAGTACTTATTGATGGCCCACCAACAAAAAGGGTACCGGTCACTGGGCCGTCTCGTTGCACAAACTGCCAATAAATCACTAAAACAACTAGCCGATACTTATATTACAGCTTTTATGAAAGTCCTTTCAGTTAAAGCCACACGTAAAAGCCATTGTAACGTCTTGCAACATATTTTAGGCTTTTTGAAAAAAAATACTTCAGCCAAAAGTAAACAACAAATTCTTGAATCAATCGAATCTTATCGCACTGGCATACTCCCTTTGATAGTACCTATCACTCTCATTAATCATTATGTCGAACAATATGGAAACGACTATATTAGGCTACAAACATACCTAAACCCTCACCCCCCTTCGCTTGGGCTAAGAAATCAACTATAAGCAGTTACCCATGTTACTATTTGGTTTGACTTAGTGAATGGCAATCTATCGTAATCATGACAATTGAAAATACCGATACTTCACAATTAATACCTATTAGGGAAGTATCTAAACTTACTGGGGTTAATGCAGTTACGCTACGAGCCTGGGAGCGTCGTTATGGGTTAATTAAGCCGAATAGAACAGCTAAAGGCCACCGTCTCTATTCAATGGGCCACATTAAGCGCATCAATCAAATTGTAGAATGGATAAATCGCGGTGTAGCTGTTAGTAAGGTTAAAGGGTTACTTGAAAGACAGAGTACTCAACCAACCACAACTGAAACACCACCTACAGAATCAACCAACAATGAACAGTGGTTATCCTATCAAGAGCAAATTTCAACTGCTGTCCAACATTTCAACGAGTCAAAGCTTGATGATCTGTGTAATCAGGCATTAGCTATTTATCCTATTAATACTGTCAGCGACTCGTTGCTTCTCCCCGTATTAAAAACACTAGAAAATACCTGGCAAAACGAATATGGCCGCCAGGCAGAGCGAATTTTTTTCTATCAGTATTTACGTAATAAACTCAATACTAAACTGTATCATGCCAACAAACAGACAACAGGTGATAAACTCTTATTGGTAGCCCCCTCTACAGAACCATCTGATATATATTTGTATTTTCCAGCCCTATTAGCGGTTAGTTATAATTATCAAATACAACTATTTGGACCCGATTTACCAATAAATGAAATCAGTTACATAACCACCAAAACTCACTTCGATAGTGTAATACTTGTCAGTCATCAGTCAATGAACAATCTTTTTCAACGAGAAATACCGCAGTTGTTAAATACTATTAACTGCCCCTTAGGAATCATAGGTGATGCAAGTACTATTCACGCAAATCAGCTCGATTCTTTGGGAATTTTACATAGCATAGAACTGAATAAAGATTTTCTAGCTACCCTAGTTAAGAACCAACAATGATGCGTAACATTCGTAACCTTTGTATCATTCTTGGTGATCAGCTTAACCACGATAGTCTAATTTGGCAGCATTTTGATCCAAACCAGGATATTGCTTGGATGGCTGAAGTTAATGAAGAATCAACCCACCCTATTTCCAGTAAAACCAGGACGGTGTTATTTCTGGCTGCAATGCGGCACTTTGCTCAACAGTTAGAAAAACAAGGCATCACTGTTTACTATCTACATATAAGCCTTCAGCTTAAGAGTTTTACAGAAGCCTTACAAAAAACCTTTACAGAACTACACCCTAAGGCGATTCATTGTGTTTTACCTGGTGATTGTCGAATCAAGCAACAAATCGGTGACTTTTGCCAAACCCAGAGCTTCAAACTGCAATGGCTGGACGATCTACACTTTTTTAGTACCCCGGATGAATTCACCAGTTGGTTAGCAGGTAAAAAACAAAACAGGATGGAATACTGGTATCGTTATCTGCGCAAAACCAGAAATATTTTAGTCGATAACAAGCAACAGCCGCTAGAAGGAAAATGGAACTTCGACAAAGAAAACAGAAAGTCTTTCAGTAAACAGAGCCCTCCGCCAAAAAACGCTCCCCTTAAACTTCATCAGAGTAGCATTGTTAAAAGCGTAATTAGTGATATTAACCAATATTTACCGGATTTGCCTGGTCAGCTAACACACTTTAATTGGCCCATTAATCGTCAGCAGGCACTCCAAGCACTCAATGATTTTATCGAAAACCGTCTTCCATTTTTTGGTGATTATCAGGATGCCATGTGGACAAACCAGGCGTGGTTATATCACTCCCTTCTCTCCAGTAGCCTAAACTTAAAATTACTCAACCCAAGAGAAGTGGTAACATTAGCAGAAGCTGCTTACCGCCAAGGTAAAGCCCCTATTAATGCTGTGGAAGGATTTATTCGCCAAATACTTGGCTGGCGTGAATACATTCGAGGATTATACTGGGCTAATGCAAATAAATGGCTAAACTTCAATTTTTTTCATACAGAAAAGCCATTACCTGATTTCTATTGGACAGGCAAAACCAACATGACTTGTTTGCAAGAGTCCATTAACCAAGTTCTCAATCAAGGTTATGGTCATCATATTCAAAGACTGATGGTAACAGGGTTATTCGCCTTAATTTGGGGAAGTAAACCTGTAGCAGTACATCAGTGGTATTTAGCCATGTATGTTGATGCCGTGGCTTGGGTGGAAATACCAAACACCATAGGGATGAGCCAGTTTGCTGATGGAGGTGTTGTTGGTTCTAAGCCTTACATTGCCAGTGGTGCTTATATTGATAGAATGTCTAACTACTGTTGTCATTGTCCTTACAACCCCAAACAAGCTCATGGTGACTCAGCTTGTCCTTTCACTACCTTATATTGGCATTTTATTAGTCAACATATAGTTTGGCTAGCTAAACATCCTCGCCTTGCTATGCAAGTCAAAAACTGGAAAAACAAACCAAAAGATATTCAAAAACAAATCATATTACGTGCAAAATGGCTAAATAAAAACATTGACCAGATTTAATAAAGTAACGTACTGCCATCCCAAAATAACAACTGACCACTTTTTTCTACCGTTAATTTTTCAGCTATTTTGGCAATTCGTTGTGCTGTTAACTGTGGCGAATACAACTGATGAGCTGCCAAACTAGTCTGAAAAGGCTTAGATAACGCTGTATCTGTGGTACCAGGGTGAACCGCTACGATACAACCGTTAGGGTGAGTTCTATGCCATTCAATACTTAAGGTTTTCACCAGCATATTTAATGCCGCTTTACTCATTCGATAACTATACCACCCACCTAATTGGTTATCTGTTATTGAGCCTACTTTTGCCGACAATATTATGATTTTAAAACTGTCACGCCGTCCATACAACTTAGCCAAACACTGAGCCAACAAAATATTCGCAAAACAATTGACTTGCATATTTAACTGAAAAAAATATTGATTAACAGCTTTTAAGCTTTTTTCTGGAAATGTCTCTGGTGTATGCAGTAGCCCTATACAACTAATGATAATGCTAGGCTTAACATTATTTTGGTTGTATTTTTTCTTTAACCAATCATACAAAAAACCTGGCTGTTTTGTTAAATCGACTATTAAAGTGCTAAGTAAAGGATGAGAAAACTCAATTTCAGAACGGCTTACAGCTAACACCGTCGTAGACTGCTCACAATAATATTGAATTAAACTCTGACCAATACCACTATTTCCACCGACAATAAGTATGCTCATGGAAAGCGTCCTATTACATATTACCAATAAAGTAAAAATACACTCGTT
This genomic interval from Spartinivicinus ruber contains the following:
- a CDS encoding SDR family NAD(P)-dependent oxidoreductase, with the protein product MSILIVGGNSGIGQSLIQYYCEQSTTVLAVSRSEIEFSHPLLSTLIVDLTKQPGFLYDWLKKKYNQNNVKPSIIISCIGLLHTPETFPEKSLKAVNQYFFQLNMQVNCFANILLAQCLAKLYGRRDSFKIIILSAKVGSITDNQLGGWYSYRMSKAALNMLVKTLSIEWHRTHPNGCIVAVHPGTTDTALSKPFQTSLAAHQLYSPQLTAQRIAKIAEKLTVEKSGQLLFWDGSTLLY
- a CDS encoding nuclear transport factor 2 family protein → MPAVNYEEILTAFKGRYLLLNRDNLNQLSTMYTEDVVFIDPVNKFTSLTSLQNYFEALYQNLTSCTFKFEEETYINSQGIATIPWQLTYSHLKLNRNQPIQLSGISLIKFLDNGKAFYHRDYFDLGSMLYEHIPVLGYLVKKLKHNI
- a CDS encoding MerR family transcriptional regulator, with the protein product MTIENTDTSQLIPIREVSKLTGVNAVTLRAWERRYGLIKPNRTAKGHRLYSMGHIKRINQIVEWINRGVAVSKVKGLLERQSTQPTTTETPPTESTNNEQWLSYQEQISTAVQHFNESKLDDLCNQALAIYPINTVSDSLLLPVLKTLENTWQNEYGRQAERIFFYQYLRNKLNTKLYHANKQTTGDKLLLVAPSTEPSDIYLYFPALLAVSYNYQIQLFGPDLPINEISYITTKTHFDSVILVSHQSMNNLFQREIPQLLNTINCPLGIIGDASTIHANQLDSLGILHSIELNKDFLATLVKNQQ
- a CDS encoding YbgA family protein — encoded protein: MSPHPEKPHIGISACLLGQNVRFNGGHKHSKYCTQQLAEHFQFEPICPEVGIGLGIPREPIRLVGNIANPSAVKTHHPEEDITTALVEFSQHKVQQLAHLSGYILMQKSPSCGMERVKVYASNGYAQPGGGVGLFAKELMKAYPLLPVEEEGRLHDPVIRENFIIRVFAYHEWQTTVAQHLSRNTIIQFHSRNKYLLMAHQQKGYRSLGRLVAQTANKSLKQLADTYITAFMKVLSVKATRKSHCNVLQHILGFLKKNTSAKSKQQILESIESYRTGILPLIVPITLINHYVEQYGNDYIRLQTYLNPHPPSLGLRNQL
- a CDS encoding DUF2878 domain-containing protein; translation: MKSKAHIFILNAFLFQLGWFGCILGGNHIAVICLVIILSIHFYLIGNWQQERELLATVLLVGASIDSFWIQLGVIIKPDTQTALVPLWLACLWVIFATTLNHSLAWFKSHKLIAIPTGGIAGSASYAVGIQLTELSLGPNGLWFIFVSWLVLFPLLLLFADFYQQKATSDTTIDSQQV
- a CDS encoding PAS domain-containing protein, translated to MIDANLLQLLVDNANDGIVVAEQEGDEHILIYVNKAFERLTGYSAEEILYQDCRFLQGDDRDQPGINNIRLALKNNQPACELIRNYRKDGSMFWNELRLTPVFSNEDQLMYYIGIQKDVTKQKEMEKRLKVLEQAEK
- a CDS encoding cryptochrome/photolyase family protein, which codes for MMRNIRNLCIILGDQLNHDSLIWQHFDPNQDIAWMAEVNEESTHPISSKTRTVLFLAAMRHFAQQLEKQGITVYYLHISLQLKSFTEALQKTFTELHPKAIHCVLPGDCRIKQQIGDFCQTQSFKLQWLDDLHFFSTPDEFTSWLAGKKQNRMEYWYRYLRKTRNILVDNKQQPLEGKWNFDKENRKSFSKQSPPPKNAPLKLHQSSIVKSVISDINQYLPDLPGQLTHFNWPINRQQALQALNDFIENRLPFFGDYQDAMWTNQAWLYHSLLSSSLNLKLLNPREVVTLAEAAYRQGKAPINAVEGFIRQILGWREYIRGLYWANANKWLNFNFFHTEKPLPDFYWTGKTNMTCLQESINQVLNQGYGHHIQRLMVTGLFALIWGSKPVAVHQWYLAMYVDAVAWVEIPNTIGMSQFADGGVVGSKPYIASGAYIDRMSNYCCHCPYNPKQAHGDSACPFTTLYWHFISQHIVWLAKHPRLAMQVKNWKNKPKDIQKQIILRAKWLNKNIDQI